In Vibrio celticus, one genomic interval encodes:
- the greB gene encoding transcription elongation factor GreB codes for MKTKLITREGYNKLKAEHDHLWHEKRPEITKIVTWAASLGDRSENADYTFNKRLLRQIDRRVRFLRKFLPDVTIVDYSPQQEGKVFFGAWVEIENDDGEIKKFRIVGPEEIYGDAKGYISIDSPMARALLKKEVDDEFTVKTPEGDKEWFINSISYADNE; via the coding sequence ATGAAAACCAAACTTATCACCCGAGAAGGTTATAACAAACTCAAAGCAGAACATGACCACTTATGGCACGAGAAGCGTCCAGAGATCACCAAAATAGTCACTTGGGCTGCAAGCCTCGGAGATCGTTCAGAAAACGCAGATTACACCTTCAATAAGCGTTTGCTTCGTCAGATTGATCGCCGAGTGCGTTTCTTAAGAAAGTTCCTACCTGATGTCACAATCGTGGATTACTCACCACAACAAGAAGGTAAGGTCTTTTTCGGTGCTTGGGTCGAAATTGAGAATGATGATGGAGAAATTAAGAAGTTTCGAATTGTTGGCCCCGAAGAGATCTACGGCGATGCTAAAGGCTATATCTCTATCGACTCACCAATGGCTAGAGCTCTACTCAAGAAAGAGGTAGATGATGAGTTTACGGTAAAAACACCGGAAGGCGACAAAGAGTGGTTCATTAACTCGATCAGCTACGCAGATAACGAATAA
- a CDS encoding Tex family protein produces MSQAICRLIAEELNVRSEQVTAAVNLIDDGNTVPFIARYRKEVTGGLDDTQLRNLDSRLSYLRELDDRRQTILKSIQDQGKLTPELERDITQADSKTRLEDLYLPYKPKRRTKGQIAIEAGLEPLADTLWNAPQHDPETEAANFISSDKGIADTKAALDGARAIIMDRIAEDANLLEKIRQHLNRNAELGARVVAGKENEGEKFKDYFEHNEALSKVPSHRALAMLRGRNEGFLTLAMNADPEQEEGVRGSYCENIISDHYGITLSSAPADAWRKQVISWAWRIKVSMHMETELMGAMKERAEIEAIEVFATNLKDLLMAAPAGPRATLGLDPGLRTGSKIAVVDSTGKVLATETIYPHPPQKQYDKSAHVVEQMVRQYNVDLIAIGNGTASRETDSFVADVIKRGNLKAQKIIVSEAGASVYSASELAAKEFPNMDVSIRGAVSIARRLQDPLAELVKIDPKSIGVGQYQHDVSQTMLAKRLDAIVEDCVNAVGVDVNTASAALLTRVAGLSSTIAQNIVDFRDENGRFEARTTLKKVARLGPKAFEQCAGFLRIMDGKNPLDASSVHPEAYPVVKSIAEKNHKDIKSLVGNTDFLRGLHAIDYTNENFGVPTVSDIIKELDKPGRDPRPEFKTATFADGVNSVSDLEPGMILEGVVSNVANFGAFVDIGVHQDGLVHISALTDRFVSDPREVVKAGDIVKVKVMEVDVQRKRIALSMRMKDEPGQDNRAQRSSTPRTQNRPNQNSQGGQRRREEPQQNAAMGGAFAAAFAKAKK; encoded by the coding sequence ATGAGCCAAGCTATCTGTCGACTGATCGCTGAAGAACTGAATGTCCGTTCTGAGCAAGTCACTGCCGCAGTAAACCTAATTGATGACGGTAACACCGTTCCCTTTATTGCCCGCTACCGTAAAGAAGTTACGGGTGGCTTAGACGATACCCAACTACGTAACCTTGATAGCCGCCTTTCATACCTTCGCGAGTTAGACGATCGTCGCCAAACGATTCTTAAGTCGATTCAAGACCAAGGAAAACTCACGCCAGAACTCGAGCGTGATATCACTCAAGCAGACAGCAAGACTCGCCTAGAAGATTTATACCTACCATACAAACCAAAGCGCCGTACCAAAGGTCAGATCGCGATTGAGGCAGGTTTAGAGCCACTTGCCGATACGTTATGGAATGCACCACAGCACGATCCGGAAACGGAAGCGGCTAACTTCATCAGCAGCGATAAAGGCATTGCCGATACCAAAGCTGCACTCGATGGCGCACGTGCGATCATCATGGATCGCATTGCGGAAGACGCAAACCTGCTTGAAAAGATTCGCCAACACCTAAACCGTAATGCAGAGCTTGGTGCTCGTGTTGTGGCTGGCAAAGAGAACGAAGGTGAGAAGTTCAAAGACTACTTCGAGCATAACGAAGCTCTGAGCAAAGTACCGTCTCACCGTGCACTTGCCATGTTGCGTGGCCGCAATGAAGGCTTCCTAACGCTGGCAATGAACGCAGACCCAGAGCAAGAAGAAGGTGTGCGTGGTTCATACTGCGAGAACATCATCTCTGATCACTACGGTATTACCTTAAGCAGCGCACCTGCGGATGCTTGGCGTAAGCAAGTGATTAGCTGGGCATGGCGCATCAAGGTTTCGATGCACATGGAAACTGAATTGATGGGCGCAATGAAAGAGCGTGCAGAGATCGAAGCGATTGAAGTATTCGCAACTAACCTAAAAGACCTACTCATGGCTGCGCCTGCTGGCCCTCGTGCAACTTTAGGCTTGGACCCGGGTTTACGTACCGGGTCGAAAATCGCTGTCGTGGATTCAACCGGTAAGGTTTTGGCAACAGAAACGATTTACCCTCACCCACCGCAAAAGCAATACGACAAATCTGCACACGTGGTTGAGCAGATGGTTCGTCAATACAATGTTGATTTGATTGCGATTGGTAACGGCACGGCTTCACGCGAAACCGACAGCTTTGTGGCTGATGTAATTAAGCGTGGCAACCTAAAAGCGCAAAAGATCATTGTTAGCGAAGCGGGCGCATCGGTGTATTCTGCGTCTGAACTAGCAGCAAAAGAGTTCCCGAACATGGATGTATCAATTCGTGGTGCGGTGTCTATTGCTCGTCGTCTGCAAGATCCACTGGCAGAGCTAGTGAAGATTGACCCTAAATCGATCGGTGTGGGCCAATACCAACACGATGTGAGCCAAACTATGCTTGCTAAGCGCTTAGATGCGATTGTCGAAGACTGTGTAAATGCGGTTGGTGTTGATGTGAATACCGCTTCGGCTGCGCTACTGACTCGTGTTGCTGGCCTGTCTAGCACCATCGCTCAGAACATCGTGGATTTCCGTGATGAGAATGGTCGTTTTGAAGCGCGCACTACGTTGAAGAAAGTGGCTCGTTTAGGTCCTAAAGCCTTTGAACAGTGTGCGGGTTTCCTACGAATTATGGACGGCAAGAACCCTCTCGATGCATCATCGGTTCACCCAGAAGCTTACCCTGTGGTGAAAAGCATCGCTGAGAAAAACCACAAAGACATCAAATCTCTGGTGGGTAACACAGACTTCCTGCGTGGCTTGCATGCGATTGATTACACCAATGAAAACTTTGGTGTACCAACGGTAAGCGACATCATCAAGGAGCTGGATAAACCGGGACGCGACCCTCGCCCTGAGTTCAAGACCGCCACCTTCGCTGATGGCGTAAACAGCGTTTCAGACTTAGAACCGGGCATGATTCTAGAAGGTGTGGTGTCTAACGTGGCCAACTTTGGTGCCTTCGTTGATATCGGTGTTCACCAAGATGGCTTAGTGCATATTTCAGCGCTCACCGATCGCTTTGTCTCTGACCCCCGTGAAGTGGTTAAAGCGGGTGACATCGTCAAAGTGAAGGTGATGGAAGTCGATGTTCAGCGTAAACGTATTGCACTG